Proteins from one Burkholderiaceae bacterium DAT-1 genomic window:
- a CDS encoding energy transducer TonB → MKYPIVITSAISLMLHGGVFFFLAPSPRSYQPQVGIQTLMVNLQHRDEPRLRQTIILKGGEFSNPLPDKFELPKSPAEASPTEPIKPLLDVDPTYYPAAELDQLAQPLNAVQLVPPEEGLQPARHQLVGVMRIQIKINESGVVDAVEVLSANPPEMDQQQVINAFKQTRFTPAMRSSRYVRSMKEVEVCYGPCSVPLESLSELNHP, encoded by the coding sequence ATGAAATACCCCATCGTGATCACGTCGGCGATTTCGCTGATGCTGCACGGCGGGGTGTTTTTTTTTCTCGCACCCTCGCCCCGATCGTATCAGCCTCAAGTGGGTATCCAGACCTTGATGGTGAATCTTCAGCATCGTGACGAACCTAGGTTGCGGCAAACAATCATCTTGAAGGGGGGCGAATTTTCCAATCCGCTGCCTGACAAATTTGAATTACCGAAATCACCCGCAGAAGCATCACCTACCGAACCAATCAAACCCCTACTGGATGTCGATCCAACCTATTATCCAGCAGCCGAACTGGATCAGCTCGCACAGCCATTGAATGCCGTACAGCTGGTTCCGCCTGAGGAGGGGCTGCAGCCTGCGCGCCACCAGCTTGTCGGAGTGATGCGGATTCAGATCAAGATTAACGAGAGCGGCGTCGTGGATGCTGTAGAGGTACTCTCTGCCAATCCGCCGGAGATGGATCAACAGCAGGTGATCAACGCCTTCAAGCAAACTCGCTTTACGCCGGCAATGCGATCTAGCCGATATGTGCGAAGCATGAAGGAGGTCGAGGTGTGCTATGGGCCATGCTCAGTTCCACTGGAGTCGCTGAGTGAACTGAATCATCCTTAG
- a CDS encoding DsbC family protein has product MNVSFPLSRTVLALATVLTFAACANAANETESVKSAVQKKLPQRKIESVRPSPVKGVFEVVIAPRQVVYTDAKADFMFVGDMVDLKRQVSLTEERMNELMKTDFNKLPFESAIKVVKGNGSRRVAVFSDPDCPFCKKLEQETLSKLDNVTIYNFVFPIASLHPDAARKSALIWCAEDKLVAWNNWMFNGTLPDNKGDCAHPISALQKVGEDIGVNATPTIVFENGQIIPGAIDSATFETQLSMGKKS; this is encoded by the coding sequence ATGAATGTTTCTTTTCCGCTCTCCCGTACTGTGCTGGCACTTGCCACCGTGCTGACCTTTGCTGCTTGTGCGAACGCGGCGAATGAAACCGAATCGGTTAAGTCGGCCGTGCAAAAGAAATTGCCTCAGCGCAAGATCGAGTCGGTGCGCCCGTCACCAGTCAAGGGCGTGTTTGAGGTAGTGATTGCGCCTCGTCAGGTCGTCTATACCGATGCCAAGGCAGATTTTATGTTTGTTGGCGATATGGTTGACCTCAAGCGTCAGGTGAGTCTCACCGAAGAGCGCATGAATGAGCTGATGAAGACAGACTTCAATAAATTGCCCTTTGAGTCTGCCATCAAGGTAGTCAAGGGCAATGGCTCGCGTCGCGTAGCTGTATTCTCCGACCCGGATTGCCCGTTCTGCAAGAAGCTGGAGCAGGAAACCCTGTCCAAGTTGGATAATGTCACGATCTATAATTTTGTTTTCCCGATTGCCTCGCTGCATCCGGATGCCGCCCGCAAGTCCGCGCTGATCTGGTGTGCTGAAGATAAGCTGGTTGCATGGAATAACTGGATGTTCAACGGCACACTGCCTGATAACAAGGGGGATTGCGCTCATCCGATCAGCGCCCTGCAAAAGGTAGGTGAAGATATTGGTGTGAATGCGACCCCGACGATTGTCTTTGAAAACGGTCAGATCATTCCGGGTGCCATTGATTCTGCTACATTTGAAACGCAATTATCAATGGGCAAGAAGTCTTAA
- a CDS encoding N-acetylmuramoyl-L-alanine amidase encodes MSRAIDRFSPDIKRRRLLQGAVATLLLPVVAATQGKNEESASVLAVRVWPARAYTRITIESNAPLQFNQFMVPDPARLVVDMDGISWGSELANIGARIGADDPYVKQLRAGRFKPGTVRVVLDLKAEVKPQVFTLQPYGEYKHRLVIDLFPAKVDDPLMAFADMDVPEGAASKPVQEVKSRKEDKAPEKLDVDRLITVVIDPGHGGEDPGAIGKSGTYEKTIVLAIAQKLKAKIDAQKGMRAVLTRDDDYFVPLGERVLKARKAAADLFVSIHADAVTRRDARGSSVYALSEGGATSTAAKWLAKSQNDADLIGGMRLDGRDRYLAHTLFDLTQTATINDSLKLGKAMLNEIGGINTLHRGQVEQAAFAVLKAPDIPSILVETAFISNPEEEAKLKDDAYQHKMANALLTGIKRYFDKNPPSGKTRLALKST; translated from the coding sequence ATGTCTCGAGCAATTGATCGCTTCTCGCCAGATATAAAGCGGCGGCGCCTGCTGCAAGGCGCTGTGGCAACCCTGTTGCTGCCCGTTGTGGCGGCAACACAGGGTAAGAATGAAGAGTCCGCATCGGTGCTGGCCGTTCGCGTCTGGCCTGCGCGCGCCTATACCCGCATCACCATCGAATCAAACGCACCCCTGCAGTTCAACCAGTTTATGGTGCCCGATCCTGCTCGGCTGGTGGTCGACATGGATGGCATCAGCTGGGGCAGTGAACTAGCCAATATCGGTGCGCGCATCGGCGCAGATGATCCCTACGTCAAGCAATTGCGTGCTGGCCGCTTCAAGCCCGGCACCGTGCGGGTGGTGCTTGATCTTAAGGCAGAAGTGAAGCCGCAGGTATTTACCTTGCAACCGTATGGTGAATACAAGCATCGTCTGGTAATTGATTTGTTTCCGGCCAAGGTCGATGACCCCTTGATGGCGTTTGCTGATATGGATGTGCCCGAGGGGGCGGCTAGTAAGCCTGTTCAGGAAGTGAAAAGTCGCAAGGAAGACAAAGCGCCGGAAAAACTGGATGTTGACCGCCTCATTACAGTGGTCATTGATCCCGGCCATGGCGGCGAAGATCCGGGGGCGATCGGCAAATCTGGCACCTACGAGAAAACGATCGTGCTGGCGATTGCCCAGAAGCTCAAGGCCAAGATCGATGCGCAAAAGGGGATGCGTGCGGTGCTGACGCGCGATGACGACTATTTCGTGCCGCTGGGTGAGCGAGTACTCAAGGCACGAAAGGCTGCGGCGGACTTGTTTGTGTCTATTCATGCCGATGCCGTGACCCGACGTGATGCGCGCGGTTCGTCTGTATATGCGCTGAGCGAAGGTGGTGCGACATCGACCGCTGCAAAGTGGTTGGCCAAATCGCAAAATGATGCCGATTTAATCGGCGGTATGCGCTTGGATGGCCGTGATCGCTATCTTGCGCACACACTCTTCGATTTGACGCAAACAGCCACGATCAATGACAGTCTGAAACTCGGCAAAGCGATGCTGAATGAAATTGGTGGCATCAATACCCTGCATCGCGGACAAGTCGAGCAAGCTGCATTTGCCGTGCTGAAAGCCCCGGATATTCCATCGATCTTGGTTGAAACTGCATTCATCTCCAATCCGGAAGAGGAAGCCAAGCTCAAGGATGATGCGTATCAGCACAAAATGGCGAATGCATTGCTGACCGGCATCAAGCGCTACTTCGATAAAAATCCGCCTTCGGGCAAAACACGGTTAGCGCTCAAATCTACTTGA
- the tsaE gene encoding tRNA (adenosine(37)-N6)-threonylcarbamoyltransferase complex ATPase subunit type 1 TsaE yields MHAQYHTLSAHLADETATLALGEQIAAVLQGGTSIWLLGDLGAGKTTLTRGILRGCGFSGRVKSPTYTLVEPYVISNLYLHHFDLYRFADPEEWEDAGFRELFHPDSICLIEWPQKAEGLLPVPDWQISLAPEGDGRHVLIEAQTETGSRCLEQLIASRQI; encoded by the coding sequence ATGCATGCGCAATATCATACGCTGTCTGCCCATCTGGCGGATGAAACGGCGACGTTGGCGCTCGGTGAGCAGATCGCGGCTGTGCTGCAAGGCGGCACCAGTATCTGGTTATTGGGCGATCTGGGTGCGGGAAAAACAACGCTGACGCGCGGGATCTTGCGCGGGTGTGGTTTTTCTGGACGCGTCAAGAGTCCGACCTATACTTTGGTTGAACCTTACGTAATTTCGAACTTATACTTGCATCACTTTGATTTGTATAGATTTGCCGATCCAGAGGAATGGGAAGACGCCGGATTTAGGGAATTATTCCATCCGGACAGCATTTGTCTGATCGAATGGCCGCAAAAGGCAGAGGGTTTGCTGCCTGTGCCGGACTGGCAAATCTCGCTCGCGCCAGAGGGTGACGGGCGCCATGTGCTGATTGAAGCGCAAACAGAAACAGGAAGCAGATGTCTCGAGCAATTGATCGCTTCTCGCCAGATATAA
- the queG gene encoding tRNA epoxyqueuosine(34) reductase QueG gives MHDEHSLDWADLKARIVRWSCELGFDDMRISDATLPPEAEARLQAWLDAGFHGEMDYMAAHGMKRARAKELVPGTIRVISVRMNYLPPDAADSGTIMADSHQAFISRYALGRDYHKVLRNRLQKLAEKISNETGAFAFRAFTDSAPVLEVETATQAGLGWRGKHTLLLTREHGSFFFLGELFVDLPLPIDPPLAQDHCGRCTKCIDVCPTGAIVAPYQVDARKCISYLTIELKGSIPEVYRPMIGNRVYGCDDCQLHCPWNRFAQTSPMEDFAIRNGLDKATLVDLFAWDEATFKANMAGSAIYRIGHAQWLRNLAVGLGNAETSPEIIAVLTARLNDADEVVREHVRWALARHGVNLLT, from the coding sequence ATGCATGATGAACACTCCCTTGACTGGGCCGATCTCAAAGCCCGTATTGTACGCTGGTCCTGCGAATTGGGCTTTGATGACATGCGCATTAGCGATGCCACACTGCCCCCCGAAGCCGAAGCACGCCTGCAGGCGTGGCTGGATGCCGGTTTTCATGGTGAAATGGACTATATGGCCGCGCATGGCATGAAGCGTGCACGCGCCAAAGAATTGGTTCCCGGCACGATCCGCGTCATCAGCGTGCGCATGAACTATCTACCGCCGGATGCAGCCGACAGCGGCACCATCATGGCAGACAGTCATCAAGCCTTTATTTCGCGCTACGCGCTGGGCCGCGATTATCACAAAGTCCTGCGCAATCGCCTACAGAAGCTTGCAGAAAAAATCAGCAATGAGACAGGCGCCTTTGCCTTCCGCGCCTTTACGGACTCAGCACCGGTATTGGAAGTTGAGACCGCGACGCAGGCCGGACTGGGCTGGCGAGGCAAGCACACCCTTTTGCTGACGCGCGAACATGGCTCATTTTTCTTTCTGGGTGAACTGTTTGTAGATTTACCCCTGCCCATTGACCCGCCGCTTGCACAGGATCACTGCGGTCGCTGCACCAAATGCATCGACGTCTGCCCCACTGGCGCCATCGTTGCCCCCTATCAGGTGGATGCCCGCAAATGTATCTCCTACCTGACCATCGAGCTCAAAGGCAGCATCCCCGAGGTATATCGCCCCATGATCGGCAATCGCGTCTATGGCTGCGACGACTGCCAGCTGCACTGCCCGTGGAACCGCTTTGCCCAGACATCGCCCATGGAGGACTTTGCGATCCGCAACGGGCTCGACAAGGCTACCTTGGTCGATCTGTTTGCATGGGATGAGGCTACCTTCAAAGCCAATATGGCCGGCAGCGCCATTTACCGGATCGGACATGCTCAGTGGCTACGCAATCTGGCGGTGGGATTGGGCAATGCCGAGACCTCGCCCGAGATCATCGCCGTACTTACCGCACGGCTGAATGATGCCGATGAAGTCGTGCGCGAACATGTTCGCTGGGCGCTGGCGCGGCATGGTGTGAATCTGCTCACCTGA
- the murI gene encoding glutamate racemase yields the protein MSQSLASRPIGVFDSGIGGLTVTRALMERMPFENIIYFGDTARVPYGVKSVATIEQFTSQIVDFLLEKEVKALVIACNTISAVAGNHVRKRVPVPVFDVIDSGARDAISMSRNNSIGVIATPTTVNANAYARAIHGLQADARVYSQACPLLVPLVEEGWLDHPVTRLTVQEYLKPVRAEGIDTLVLGCTHYPLLKPLIGELAGDSIKLVDSAVSVADQVARTLAEQGLCTPNRDEADYRYYVTDIPLRFQTVAERFLGRTLRHIEMAQL from the coding sequence ATGTCGCAATCACTCGCCTCACGCCCGATCGGCGTGTTCGATTCGGGGATCGGGGGCCTGACGGTTACCCGCGCGCTGATGGAGCGCATGCCCTTCGAGAACATCATTTATTTTGGCGATACTGCCCGCGTCCCCTATGGCGTGAAATCGGTTGCGACCATTGAGCAATTTACCAGCCAGATTGTCGACTTCCTGCTGGAAAAAGAGGTAAAAGCACTGGTGATTGCCTGCAATACGATTTCAGCAGTGGCGGGCAATCACGTGCGCAAGCGGGTGCCCGTACCGGTTTTCGACGTAATCGATTCCGGCGCACGCGATGCAATCTCCATGTCGCGCAACAACAGCATCGGCGTAATTGCCACTCCGACTACCGTGAACGCCAATGCCTACGCTCGCGCCATTCACGGCCTACAGGCAGATGCTCGCGTCTATTCACAAGCGTGCCCGCTCCTGGTACCACTGGTAGAGGAAGGCTGGCTGGATCACCCGGTGACACGTCTGACCGTCCAGGAATACCTCAAGCCCGTGCGCGCCGAAGGCATCGACACGCTGGTGCTGGGCTGTACCCACTATCCATTACTCAAGCCACTGATTGGCGAGCTGGCAGGAGACAGCATCAAACTGGTTGACTCCGCTGTGAGCGTCGCCGATCAGGTCGCCCGCACCTTGGCCGAGCAAGGCCTGTGCACCCCCAATCGCGACGAAGCGGATTATCGTTATTATGTGACTGATATCCCGCTGCGCTTTCAGACCGTGGCCGAGCGATTTCTCGGCCGCACGCTGCGCCATATCGAGATGGCCCAGCTGTAA
- the purB gene encoding adenylosuccinate lyase → MLSALTALSPLDGRYQKSVDALRDSFSEYALIKQRIKVEIEWLKALANEPGIVDVPAFSAATIAELDAVAIGFAEEHAAEVKAIEARTNHDVKAVEYWLKERFANNAEIAPVQEFFHFACTSEDINNLSHALMLKHGRDQVMLPKLQEVAAKLKDIAHDLADNAMMSRTHGQPATPTTMGKEIANVAYRLDRQIERIAAVELLGKINGAVGNYNAHLVAYPDVNWPAFAQKFVESLGITFNPYTIQIEPHDYMSELFDDLARVNTILIDMNRDIWGYISLGFFKQKVKAGEVGSSTMPHKVNPIDFENAEGNLGMSTALLTHLSQKLPISRWQRDLTDSTVLRNMGVAFGYALLGYVSALRGLNKLEANPQSMLNDLDENWEVLAEPIQTVMRRYKVANAYEQLKDLTRGKGGINRDTLHAFISGLAIPDADKARLLALTPSTYIGCATELARKV, encoded by the coding sequence ATGTTGTCAGCCCTTACCGCCCTGTCCCCCCTTGATGGCCGCTATCAGAAAAGCGTCGACGCCCTGCGCGACAGCTTCAGCGAATATGCCCTGATCAAACAACGCATCAAGGTTGAAATCGAATGGCTGAAGGCACTGGCCAATGAGCCGGGCATTGTCGATGTGCCTGCATTCTCCGCAGCCACGATTGCAGAACTGGACGCTGTTGCTATTGGTTTCGCCGAGGAACACGCCGCCGAAGTGAAGGCGATCGAAGCGCGCACCAATCATGACGTGAAGGCAGTGGAATACTGGCTGAAGGAACGCTTCGCCAACAACGCTGAAATCGCCCCGGTGCAAGAGTTCTTCCACTTCGCCTGCACCTCTGAAGACATCAATAATCTGTCGCACGCACTGATGCTGAAGCATGGTCGTGACCAGGTGATGCTGCCCAAACTGCAGGAAGTCGCAGCCAAGCTGAAGGACATCGCGCACGATCTGGCTGACAACGCCATGATGTCACGCACCCACGGCCAGCCAGCCACCCCCACCACCATGGGCAAGGAAATTGCCAATGTGGCCTACCGTCTGGATCGCCAGATCGAGCGCATTGCTGCCGTTGAGTTGCTGGGCAAGATCAATGGTGCGGTGGGTAACTACAATGCGCATCTGGTGGCTTACCCGGATGTCAACTGGCCTGCCTTTGCACAAAAGTTTGTCGAGTCGCTCGGCATTACCTTCAACCCGTACACCATCCAGATCGAACCGCACGATTACATGAGCGAATTGTTCGATGATCTGGCGCGCGTCAACACGATCCTGATCGACATGAACCGCGACATCTGGGGTTACATCTCCCTTGGCTTCTTCAAGCAGAAGGTGAAGGCCGGTGAAGTCGGTAGCTCCACCATGCCGCACAAAGTGAACCCGATCGACTTCGAAAATGCTGAAGGCAATCTGGGCATGTCCACGGCGCTCCTGACTCACCTGAGCCAGAAGCTGCCGATTTCACGCTGGCAGCGCGACCTGACCGACTCCACCGTTCTGCGCAATATGGGCGTGGCATTCGGCTATGCGCTGCTGGGTTATGTATCTGCCCTGCGCGGCCTGAACAAGCTGGAAGCCAATCCGCAATCCATGCTGAATGATCTGGACGAAAACTGGGAAGTGCTGGCCGAGCCGATCCAGACCGTGATGCGTCGCTACAAGGTGGCGAATGCATACGAACAGCTTAAAGATCTGACGCGTGGCAAGGGTGGTATCAATCGCGATACCCTGCACGCATTCATCAGCGGTCTGGCCATTCCGGATGCAGACAAGGCGCGTCTGCTGGCTCTGACGCCATCCACCTATATCGGATGTGCAACAGAACTCGCGCGCAAAGTCTGA
- a CDS encoding YdgA family protein, translating into MSKKKLVVAGSVTGALIAGWLGATWWSGLEAEKTLAKQHKMIADLPYFTVKKHEYTRGFFSSRESTTITLNDSMLRPALEMAKLAGHEIPKLELTYTQTVKHGPFPLISSGSFALLKADVTTDVQFSEDTRKFLGKVFGDQKPLQLENRVHFGDSGEFLITIPKFAYEETLAKVKADWQGLEARIAYDGDFNKVDVDAQAPGLHFEANGQVSLDLKGLKFVAHNARGASGVMLGKGDLTLERVNFKRVEEGKEPVEASLEQFAYMVKSEPEGDFVNSSGDFSLKQFALNGKIYGPARLAVSAKHIHGPTLAKLSSEISRIQREVPIEQQPAKIIELARKEGQPLFKNNLTLAIDELSVKLPEGDMNLKAKLSTQGYQDGDFDAPRKLLSHLRANAEMKMPRRVIEIISLWKFRGMIAAPEEATKEDQEDLDNLAKGLVDQYIKQLTAQQLIEVDGDILKTRADWNGEKLEINGKDFPLPWLGPQDPAPAR; encoded by the coding sequence GTGAGCAAGAAAAAGCTCGTTGTAGCGGGCAGTGTGACCGGTGCATTGATTGCAGGCTGGCTGGGCGCCACCTGGTGGTCCGGCCTTGAAGCCGAAAAGACGCTGGCGAAGCAGCATAAAATGATTGCCGACCTGCCCTACTTCACGGTGAAAAAACACGAATACACCCGTGGTTTTTTCAGCTCACGCGAATCCACCACGATTACGCTGAACGACAGCATGCTGCGTCCGGCGCTGGAAATGGCCAAGCTGGCCGGTCACGAGATCCCGAAGCTGGAACTCACCTACACCCAGACCGTCAAGCACGGCCCTTTCCCGCTTATCTCCAGCGGTAGCTTTGCGCTCCTGAAAGCCGATGTCACCACCGACGTCCAATTCAGCGAGGACACCCGCAAGTTCCTCGGCAAAGTATTTGGCGATCAGAAGCCACTGCAGCTTGAAAATCGCGTGCATTTCGGCGACAGCGGCGAGTTCCTGATTACCATCCCCAAATTCGCCTATGAAGAGACGCTGGCCAAGGTTAAGGCCGACTGGCAGGGACTGGAAGCGCGTATCGCATACGATGGCGACTTCAACAAGGTGGACGTAGATGCCCAGGCACCCGGCCTCCACTTTGAGGCCAATGGGCAAGTCAGTCTTGATCTGAAGGGGCTCAAGTTTGTTGCTCACAATGCTCGCGGCGCATCGGGCGTCATGCTGGGCAAAGGCGACCTGACCCTGGAACGTGTCAACTTCAAGCGAGTAGAGGAAGGCAAGGAGCCTGTCGAAGCGTCGCTTGAACAGTTTGCCTACATGGTCAAGAGTGAGCCGGAAGGTGATTTCGTCAACTCGAGTGGCGATTTCTCTCTGAAGCAGTTTGCGCTCAACGGCAAGATTTACGGCCCAGCCAGACTCGCTGTCTCCGCCAAACATATCCACGGCCCGACGCTGGCCAAGCTCTCAAGCGAGATCTCCCGTATCCAGCGCGAAGTACCTATCGAACAGCAACCTGCCAAGATCATCGAGCTGGCGCGCAAAGAGGGGCAGCCACTCTTCAAGAACAACCTGACGCTCGCCATTGATGAACTGTCGGTCAAGCTACCCGAGGGAGATATGAACCTGAAGGCCAAGCTTTCTACGCAGGGTTATCAGGATGGCGACTTCGATGCCCCGCGCAAGCTGCTTTCCCACCTGCGCGCAAACGCAGAGATGAAGATGCCACGTCGTGTCATCGAAATCATCAGCCTGTGGAAATTCCGCGGCATGATTGCAGCACCAGAAGAGGCCACCAAGGAAGATCAGGAAGATCTCGATAATCTGGCCAAGGGCTTAGTAGACCAGTACATCAAACAATTGACTGCACAACAGTTGATTGAAGTAGACGGCGATATCCTGAAGACACGTGCAGACTGGAATGGCGAAAAGCTGGAAATTAATGGCAAGGACTTCCCCTTGCCCTGGCTCGGACCACAGGATCCTGCACCTGCTCGTTAA
- a CDS encoding TonB-dependent receptor yields MKLKQLAYAVSLIGFAGTLAPLAHAADEAAVKKVDKIEVTGSSIKRTAKEGALPVQSISKDDIAKSGVTNVQDLIQNISAFSTSGSTATASVAGTGTFGLSSPSLRGLGSNRTLVLVNGRRLAPAAGNDGSSIDMNAIPISAIERVEVLKDGASGVYGADAIAGVINFILSKSYRGFMVDGSYGTPSDEGGGSNSRADFVVGFGDLDADRFNVTLTGSMEKESRLWAKDRAYAKTALNEPYYSGSATGQGNIQGAWDEVNHKPTADYVKGTASAGYGNPAATKGCDSIGMFNAGKTKLGASAYCQFDSAGYVALIPQRELTNLVGNGVFKINEEWQAFGDFIYSKSKVFESYQNSPMRSSFFDTDSNFAALGVDKALLLRPTNPNYATAAAWLKANGFSSLVGQPLGITARSAGLGNREATSERTQTRQTIGVRGTIAGQDVELAASRNEAKLDYLITKGYFRQAVWVKVINDTNSWNPWAPDGLGNAALQDKLKAEAQYTGNAMSGTSKTNSVDFKATGELLQIAGNPLSYAAGAQYRKDNFILTPSDEYSSGAISGLGGSIVPMDKSREVKALFSELSLPIGSTIELNAALRSDRYDDVGNTNNYKVSARWQPSEMLVVRASNGTGFRAPTLTDLWYPQTEGTSAGFTDPATNSKNIQVTTKTGGNPGLKPEKSDQTSVGFVFQPTRTISGSVDLWKIKVKDIIATPSVQEVVSGFRAGKGIYQGLVTLDAKNNVTYVVNLTQNLGTADVRGADIDLTWADRFSFGRLSANLNGTYLDQFDQTFADGTISNKVGRVADDQGNPVLGGDNGGVNLKWKHRLTFNWSQGPWSAGVAQNFILHYGDAPDLDGNPHNVPSYSLFDLNVGYTGVKNLRLGLVVNNVMNKKPPVAIYPSQFANSFIYGYDFYNYNPRGRFISTTASYKFW; encoded by the coding sequence ATGAAACTCAAGCAACTCGCGTATGCCGTCAGCCTGATTGGCTTCGCTGGTACACTCGCTCCCCTCGCACACGCAGCAGATGAAGCCGCAGTGAAGAAGGTCGACAAGATCGAAGTGACCGGTTCCTCGATCAAGCGCACCGCCAAGGAAGGCGCACTGCCTGTTCAGTCGATTTCCAAAGACGATATCGCCAAGAGCGGTGTGACCAATGTTCAAGATCTGATCCAGAACATCTCGGCATTCTCCACCTCCGGCTCGACTGCTACCGCATCCGTCGCTGGTACCGGCACATTTGGTCTGTCCTCGCCGTCCCTGCGCGGTCTGGGCAGCAACCGTACGCTGGTACTGGTGAATGGTCGCCGTCTGGCACCTGCAGCTGGTAATGATGGTTCCTCCATCGACATGAACGCGATCCCGATCTCCGCTATCGAGCGCGTTGAAGTACTGAAGGATGGCGCATCCGGCGTGTACGGTGCAGACGCGATTGCTGGTGTGATTAACTTCATCCTGTCTAAGAGCTACCGCGGTTTCATGGTCGATGGCTCCTATGGCACGCCGAGCGATGAAGGTGGCGGTTCCAACAGCCGTGCCGACTTCGTCGTTGGCTTTGGTGATCTGGATGCAGATCGCTTCAATGTGACGCTGACTGGTTCCATGGAAAAGGAATCGCGTCTGTGGGCCAAGGATCGCGCATACGCCAAGACTGCTCTGAACGAACCGTACTACTCCGGTAGCGCAACTGGTCAGGGTAACATCCAAGGTGCATGGGACGAAGTAAACCACAAGCCGACAGCAGACTACGTCAAGGGTACTGCTAGCGCAGGTTACGGTAACCCTGCAGCTACCAAGGGTTGTGACTCGATTGGCATGTTCAATGCCGGCAAGACCAAGCTGGGCGCAAGTGCTTACTGCCAGTTTGATAGCGCAGGCTATGTTGCCCTGATCCCGCAACGCGAACTGACCAATCTGGTTGGCAATGGCGTCTTCAAGATTAACGAAGAATGGCAAGCTTTCGGCGACTTCATCTACTCGAAGTCCAAGGTGTTCGAGTCGTACCAGAACTCCCCGATGCGTTCCAGCTTCTTCGATACCGACTCGAACTTTGCTGCACTCGGCGTCGACAAGGCTTTGCTTCTGCGTCCGACCAATCCGAATTACGCCACAGCCGCCGCCTGGCTGAAGGCCAATGGCTTTAGCAGCCTGGTGGGTCAACCGCTGGGTATCACTGCGCGTAGCGCAGGCCTGGGTAACCGCGAAGCAACCAGCGAACGTACCCAAACCCGCCAAACAATCGGCGTGCGTGGCACGATTGCCGGTCAGGACGTTGAATTGGCCGCTTCCCGCAATGAAGCGAAGCTGGACTACCTGATCACCAAGGGCTACTTCCGTCAGGCAGTATGGGTTAAGGTCATCAATGACACCAACTCGTGGAACCCATGGGCGCCGGATGGTCTGGGTAACGCCGCACTGCAAGACAAGCTGAAGGCCGAAGCTCAGTACACCGGTAACGCCATGAGCGGTACCTCGAAGACCAACTCGGTTGACTTCAAGGCAACGGGCGAACTGCTGCAAATCGCAGGCAACCCACTGTCTTACGCTGCTGGTGCCCAGTACCGCAAGGACAACTTCATCCTGACTCCGTCTGACGAGTACAGCTCAGGCGCGATTTCCGGTCTGGGTGGTTCAATTGTTCCGATGGATAAGAGCCGTGAAGTGAAGGCACTGTTCTCCGAACTCAGCCTGCCGATCGGTTCGACAATCGAGCTGAACGCTGCACTGCGTAGCGACCGCTATGATGATGTTGGCAACACCAACAACTACAAGGTGAGCGCACGCTGGCAACCGAGCGAGATGCTGGTGGTTCGTGCCTCTAACGGTACCGGCTTCCGTGCTCCGACCCTGACCGATCTGTGGTACCCGCAAACCGAAGGTACTTCGGCAGGCTTCACCGATCCGGCAACTAACTCCAAAAACATTCAGGTGACCACCAAGACTGGCGGTAACCCTGGTCTGAAGCCGGAAAAATCCGACCAAACCAGCGTTGGCTTCGTATTCCAGCCAACCCGTACCATCAGCGGCTCGGTTGATCTGTGGAAGATCAAGGTTAAGGATATCATTGCTACACCGTCGGTTCAGGAAGTGGTATCTGGCTTCCGCGCTGGCAAGGGTATCTACCAAGGTCTGGTGACACTGGATGCCAAGAACAATGTGACCTACGTGGTGAATCTGACCCAGAACCTGGGTACAGCTGACGTGCGTGGCGCCGACATTGACTTGACATGGGCTGATCGCTTCAGTTTCGGTCGCCTGTCCGCTAACCTGAACGGTACCTATCTGGATCAGTTCGACCAAACCTTCGCAGATGGCACCATCTCGAACAAGGTGGGTCGCGTAGCTGACGACCAGGGTAACCCGGTTCTGGGCGGTGATAATGGTGGTGTGAACCTGAAGTGGAAGCACCGTCTGACATTCAACTGGAGCCAAGGCCCGTGGAGTGCTGGTGTTGCTCAAAACTTCATCCTGCACTACGGCGATGCACCGGATCTGGACGGCAACCCGCACAATGTTCCGAGCTACTCCCTGTTTGATCTGAACGTTGGCTACACCGGCGTGAAGAATCTGCGTCTGGGTCTGGTGGTGAACAATGTGATGAACAAGAAGCCGCCAGTTGCGATCTACCCATCGCAATTTGCCAACAGCTTCATCTACGGCTATGACTTCTACAACTACAACCCGCGTGGCCGCTTCATCAGCACCACTGCGAGCTACAAGTTCTGGTAA